From Pseudomonas vanderleydeniana, the proteins below share one genomic window:
- the relB gene encoding type II toxin-antitoxin system RelB family antitoxin, giving the protein MLAIRLPQDIENRLEALAAATGRTKTFYARQAILEHIDNLEDIYLAEQRLADVRAGRSKTMTLEELEQQYGVED; this is encoded by the coding sequence ATGCTCGCTATCCGTCTGCCTCAAGACATTGAAAATCGCTTGGAAGCCCTTGCTGCCGCGACTGGACGCACCAAGACATTCTATGCCCGGCAAGCCATTCTCGAGCATATCGACAACCTCGAGGACATCTACCTGGCTGAACAGCGCCTGGCGGACGTCCGCGCCGGTCGAAGCAAGACCATGACCCTGGAAGAGCTGGAACAACAGTATGGCGTGGAGGATTGA
- a CDS encoding type II toxin-antitoxin system RelE family toxin: MAWRIEFESSAAKELGKLDKQTALRILKFLRERLAALEDPRSIGEALKGSKLGQFWKYRVGDYRIIANIQDEVVSILIVRVGNRRDVYKH, encoded by the coding sequence ATGGCGTGGAGGATTGAATTCGAATCGTCGGCTGCCAAAGAGTTGGGCAAGCTCGATAAACAGACCGCACTACGAATTCTGAAATTCCTGAGGGAGCGCCTTGCGGCACTGGAGGACCCTCGCAGTATCGGCGAAGCCCTCAAGGGCTCGAAGCTGGGTCAGTTCTGGAAGTATCGGGTCGGGGATTACCGCATCATCGCCAACATACAGGACGAAGTCGTCAGTATCCTCATTGTTCGCGTCGGCAATCGACGGGATGTCTACAAACACTAG
- a CDS encoding AraC family transcriptional regulator, with translation MLHSHLTTLNAVSLVLNTFREQGLPADTLLAGSGISAADLSRADTRITTNQEMQVCANAVALRREIGLELGRRMHVSSYGMLGYALLTSATFGDALRLALRYPALLGTLFELSLEQDGERIWFTAGDYRENPVLATFNVEFCLVSLKVICDDLLGRPLPLLAARFEHDAPDYQADYARSFDCPLQFSATRNAFAFDRAWLDQPLPLADPITHQAMTERCRKQNLEFTGRQAWLGRIRQLLAAQLHTAPGLEGLAEQMNCSARTLRRHLRDLGCSYQELLDELRFERAKQLLAEDQWPIHRIADELGFSETASFRHAFVRWSGVSPSQFRP, from the coding sequence ATGCTCCACTCGCACCTGACCACTCTCAACGCCGTCTCCCTGGTGCTCAACACCTTCCGCGAACAGGGCCTGCCCGCCGACACGCTGCTGGCCGGCAGCGGCATCAGCGCCGCCGACCTGAGCCGCGCCGACACCCGCATCACCACCAACCAGGAGATGCAGGTCTGCGCCAATGCCGTGGCCCTGCGTCGGGAAATCGGCCTGGAACTGGGCCGGCGCATGCACGTGTCGTCCTACGGCATGCTCGGTTACGCCCTGCTCACCAGTGCCACCTTCGGTGACGCCTTGCGCCTGGCCCTGCGTTATCCGGCGCTATTGGGAACACTCTTCGAACTGAGCCTGGAGCAAGACGGCGAGCGCATCTGGTTCACCGCCGGGGACTATCGGGAAAACCCGGTGCTGGCGACGTTCAACGTCGAGTTCTGCCTGGTCTCGCTGAAAGTCATCTGCGACGACCTGCTTGGCCGACCGCTGCCACTGCTGGCCGCGCGCTTCGAACATGATGCGCCGGACTACCAGGCCGACTACGCCAGGAGCTTCGACTGCCCGCTGCAATTCTCCGCCACCCGCAACGCCTTCGCCTTCGACCGCGCCTGGCTGGACCAGCCGTTGCCGCTGGCCGACCCGATCACCCACCAGGCCATGACCGAGCGCTGCCGCAAGCAGAACCTGGAGTTCACCGGCCGCCAGGCCTGGCTGGGACGGATCCGCCAGTTGCTCGCTGCCCAACTGCATACCGCCCCCGGCCTGGAAGGCCTGGCCGAACAGATGAACTGCTCGGCGCGGACCCTGCGCCGACACCTGCGCGACCTCGGCTGCAGCTACCAGGAACTGCTCGACGAGCTACGCTTCGAGCGGGCCAAGCAATTGCTGGCCGAGGACCAGTGGCCGATCCACCGGATCGCCGATGAACTGGGCTTCAGCGAAACCGCCAGCTTCCGCCATGCCTTCGTGCGCTGGAGTGGCGTCAGCCCGAGCCAGTTCCGCCCCTGA